The following proteins are co-located in the Acinetobacter shaoyimingii genome:
- a CDS encoding PilT/PilU family type 4a pilus ATPase, translating to MYTADLLNEARNYMFRLLKTVFDNGGSDLFITSEFPPSMKHQGLMKPLSSQPLTADKTKLFAYSIMNEKQRGEFERDMECNFAISVPEVSRFRVNIFQQQLNVGMVIRTITSEIPNFEKLKLPQSIKKVIMEKRGLVLVVGGTGSGKSTSLAAMIDHRNESSAGHIITVEDPVEYVHKHKKSMITHREVGVDCHNWHNALKNTLRQAPDVILIGEIRDTETMEHAIAFAETGHLCLGTLHSNNANQTLDRIINFFPEERRNQLLMDLSSNMKAIISQRLVRTEDGKGRRAAVEIMLNTPLISDMILKGNFHELKEIMGKSRELGMQTFDQALFDLYDEGAIGYDEAIRNADSANELRLQIKLKSKRGEGNSAPSAMNLNMQHDESE from the coding sequence ATGTATACAGCTGATTTATTAAATGAAGCTCGTAATTACATGTTTCGCTTACTGAAGACTGTATTTGATAATGGCGGATCGGATTTATTCATTACTTCCGAATTTCCACCAAGTATGAAACATCAAGGTTTAATGAAACCACTCAGTTCACAACCGTTAACTGCAGATAAAACAAAATTATTTGCATATAGCATTATGAATGAGAAACAACGTGGCGAATTTGAACGTGATATGGAGTGTAATTTCGCAATAAGCGTACCCGAAGTTTCACGCTTTCGTGTCAATATTTTTCAACAGCAACTGAACGTAGGGATGGTGATTCGTACCATCACTTCTGAAATTCCAAATTTTGAAAAATTAAAGCTACCTCAATCGATTAAAAAAGTGATCATGGAAAAACGTGGTCTAGTACTGGTCGTGGGAGGGACAGGTTCTGGTAAATCAACCTCTTTAGCTGCCATGATCGACCACCGCAATGAAAGCTCAGCAGGGCATATTATTACCGTTGAAGACCCTGTTGAGTATGTGCATAAGCATAAAAAATCCATGATTACCCATCGTGAAGTGGGTGTGGATTGTCACAATTGGCACAATGCTTTAAAAAACACACTTCGACAAGCCCCAGATGTCATTCTGATTGGTGAGATTCGAGACACTGAAACCATGGAACATGCGATTGCCTTTGCTGAGACAGGACATTTATGTTTAGGTACGCTGCACTCTAACAATGCCAACCAAACACTTGACCGTATTATTAACTTTTTCCCAGAAGAACGTCGTAATCAATTATTGATGGATTTATCATCCAATATGAAAGCGATTATTTCTCAACGTTTGGTGAGAACTGAAGATGGAAAAGGGCGTCGTGCTGCAGTTGAGATCATGCTCAACACGCCATTAATTTCAGACATGATTTTAAAAGGAAATTTTCACGAGCTAAAAGAGATTATGGGTAAATCTCGCGAACTGGGAATGCAAACCTTCGACCAAGCGCTTTTTGATTTATATGATGAAGGCGCCATTGGCTATGATGAGGCAATCCGAAATGCGGATTCGGCAAACGAATTGCGTCTACAAATTAAACTGAAAAGTAAACGAGGTGAAGGCAACTCTGCACCAAGTGCAATGAATTTAAATATGCAACATGATGAAAGTGAATAA
- a CDS encoding helix-turn-helix transcriptional regulator, with protein sequence MKTVTPRQDSGIPGVYGLLLLDVVSRWGYSAESLFTPFNYTNEQLADPDFRIPLHVANEMIILARKMTGESTLGYHLGNQMRISIHGFIGYAIMTANEITDALVLANRFIQLRMPFLQFHFSTFTEQVSLQLQCDIDIEPLRTEIVMALTFGVITMAKALTGIEDLHGDIDFDFPKPEGFDKYLLKMNKLNNIRFDQPHFLACFDKKYLGLKMVNADPIASQIAINQCEAELSELGERRRISMRVRDILTHSEQHYLSIEHVADRLHMSDRTLKRQLAAEGTSFSTIVDEVRYRHATSLLSRTDYTLEQITDELGYSDVANFSRAFKRWSGRSPSSWRKDPYL encoded by the coding sequence ATGAAAACTGTCACTCCTCGTCAAGATTCAGGTATACCAGGCGTTTACGGCCTGTTACTTTTAGATGTAGTTTCCCGTTGGGGCTACAGCGCTGAATCTTTATTTACCCCTTTTAATTATACGAATGAGCAGCTCGCTGATCCTGATTTTCGTATCCCTCTGCATGTCGCCAATGAAATGATCATTTTGGCACGAAAAATGACTGGTGAAAGTACCTTGGGTTATCACCTAGGTAATCAGATGCGAATTTCAATTCATGGTTTTATTGGCTATGCCATTATGACCGCCAATGAAATTACTGATGCACTGGTACTTGCAAATCGTTTTATACAGCTTCGCATGCCATTTCTACAGTTTCATTTTTCGACTTTTACAGAGCAAGTGTCTTTGCAATTGCAATGTGATATTGACATTGAACCTCTGCGCACCGAAATTGTGATGGCGCTTACCTTTGGTGTGATCACAATGGCCAAAGCATTAACAGGTATTGAAGATCTGCACGGTGATATTGATTTTGATTTTCCCAAACCTGAAGGCTTTGATAAATACTTATTAAAAATGAATAAACTCAACAATATTCGTTTTGATCAACCGCATTTTTTGGCGTGTTTTGATAAAAAGTATTTAGGCTTAAAAATGGTCAATGCTGACCCGATTGCCAGTCAAATCGCCATTAATCAATGTGAAGCAGAGCTGTCTGAACTGGGTGAACGACGCCGTATATCCATGCGTGTCCGTGATATTTTGACGCATTCTGAACAACATTATCTAAGCATTGAACATGTGGCTGATCGCCTACATATGTCTGACCGCACCTTAAAACGTCAATTAGCTGCTGAAGGCACTTCATTTTCAACGATTGTGGATGAAGTTCGTTATCGACACGCGACATCTTTATTGTCACGTACAGATTATACCCTCGAACAAATCACCGACGAGCTTGGTTATTCTGATGTTGCCAATTTTAGTCGCGCCTTTAAACGTTGGAGCGGACGTAGCCCAAGTAGTTGGCGCAAAGATCCATATTTATAA
- a CDS encoding MaoC/PaaZ C-terminal domain-containing protein yields MLYLEDLKVGDQFKSREYEMTLAEVEEFAHKYDPQVFHIDAEATQTHPVFKKIVASAWHTSAVTMRLLTECFPIANGLIATESSLRWTRPANVGDRIHIEIEIVAITPSITKSDRGIVTYVSQARNQDGDVLLLATNKILVMKSNLGHGQS; encoded by the coding sequence ATGCTTTATCTAGAAGATTTAAAAGTTGGGGATCAATTTAAAAGTCGTGAATACGAAATGACTTTGGCAGAAGTTGAAGAATTTGCACACAAATATGATCCTCAAGTTTTTCATATCGATGCTGAAGCCACTCAAACACATCCTGTTTTTAAAAAAATTGTTGCTAGCGCTTGGCATACTTCAGCGGTGACTATGCGTTTACTCACCGAATGCTTTCCAATTGCCAATGGTTTAATTGCAACAGAATCTAGTCTACGTTGGACACGCCCTGCCAATGTTGGTGATCGTATACATATCGAAATTGAAATTGTTGCCATTACCCCTTCAATTACCAAATCAGATCGTGGTATTGTGACTTATGTCTCACAAGCTCGTAACCAAGATGGTGATGTTTTATTGCTCGCAACCAATAAAATTTTAGTGATGAAATCCAATTTAGGTCATGGACAAAGCTAA
- the gcvH gene encoding glycine cleavage system protein GcvH, with the protein MNHPSDLKYAATHEWVKIEGDLVVTGISDHAQDALGDLVYVEAPEVGRQLTAGEQAGVVESVKTASDIHAPVSGEVVEINLNLEDDPDFVNDDPYGKGWIYKIKPNNIADVEKLLSSADYEAGL; encoded by the coding sequence ATGAATCATCCTTCAGATTTGAAGTATGCTGCTACCCATGAATGGGTGAAAATTGAAGGTGATCTGGTTGTGACCGGAATTTCTGATCATGCCCAAGATGCTTTAGGTGACTTGGTTTATGTCGAAGCACCAGAAGTTGGTCGCCAATTAACAGCTGGTGAGCAAGCTGGTGTCGTTGAATCAGTAAAAACAGCATCAGATATTCATGCACCAGTTTCTGGCGAAGTGGTTGAAATCAACCTAAACCTTGAAGATGATCCTGATTTTGTCAATGATGACCCTTATGGTAAAGGTTGGATCTATAAGATTAAACCAAACAATATTGCAGACGTTGAAAAACTACTTTCAAGCGCTGACTATGAAGCAGGTTTATAA